The Prunus persica cultivar Lovell chromosome G7, Prunus_persica_NCBIv2, whole genome shotgun sequence genome has a segment encoding these proteins:
- the LOC18770848 gene encoding uncharacterized protein LOC18770848: protein MAHSLASPPPQPPPATATTTKNNSCFQSCVGFQKVRACYHQVSDGANANDNAHAWNNRLVINSRRSLGLGLAGALISFNVSDPSPIANAAARRPPPPPAEEKEKKDPNVSGVLAKVLASKKRKEAMKESVAKLRDKGKLIEQPSQSQP, encoded by the exons ATGGCTCATTCACTAgcctcaccaccaccacaaccaccgcCCGCTACCGCAACAACAACTAAGAACAACTCCTGTTTCCAATCTTGTGTGGGTTTCCAGAAAGTCAGGGCCTGCTATCATCAAGTATCAGACGGTGCCAATGCCAATGACAATGCCCATGCCTGGAATAACAGACTTGTTATCAACAGCCGCAG gAGTTTGGGATTGGGTTTGGCTGGTGCACTTATCAGCTTCAATGTGAGTGACCCAAGTCCGATTGCAAATGCGGCAGCTAGACGGCCTCCACCGCCCCCAGCagaggagaaggagaaaaagGACCCCAATGTGAGTGGAGTTTTAGCCAAAGTACTGGCCAGCAAAAAGAGGAAGGAAGCCATGAAAGAATCCGTGGCAAAGCTAAGAGACAAGGGGAAGCTCATTGAACAACCATCCCAAtcccaaccctag
- the LOC109950422 gene encoding KNR4/SMI1 homolog has translation MELPEVDELPKKFLREEAGRAFRLQAAASMDMWLCVKRAITAAERAKKAYEDGRSKVAEAGKALQEHALLAKQKDSAERQVKEMKGLLEAALEATKDAEASKDAVQVALEESERAKAAAQAALEESERAKAAEIEAAVQSAIQGYRPSSEFSILLDKEVGSEMADLLYRFKRYNPGQKLNLNFIADPPPLPEGITEEMIEDYEGEDAAEGSGPAEAAAGDEA, from the exons ATGGAGCTGCCGGAGGTTGACGAACTGCCGAAGAAGTTCCTTCGGGAGGAGGCTGGACGCGCCTTCCGGCTTCAGGCCGCG GCATCCATGGATATGTGGCTCTGCGTTAAGCGGGCCATCACTGCAGCCGAGCGTGCTAAGAAGGCGTACGAGGACGGCAGGTCCAAGGTTGCCGAGGCTGGCAAAGCGCTCCAGGAGCACGCCCTCCTGGCCAAGCAGAAAGATTCTGCCGAACGGCAGGTGAAGGAGATGAAGGGGCTCCTGGAGGCTGCGCTGGAGGCAACGAAGGATGCCGAGGCTTCCAAAGACGCGGTGCAGGTGGCTTTGGAGGAGTCGGAGCGGGCGAAAGCAGCGGCGCAGGCGGCCCTGGAGGAATCGGAACGGGCCAAGGCCGCAGAGATCGAGGCTGCGGTTCAGTCGGCTATCCAGGGGTACCGTCCGTCTTCCGAGTTCTCTATCCTTCTAGATAAGGAAGTGGGCTCGGAGATGGCGGACCTGTTGTACCGATTCAAGCGGTACAACCCTGGGCAGAAGTTGAACTTAAACTTCATTGCCGACCCTCCTCCTCTACCAGAAGGGATTACCGAGGAAATGATTGAAGATTATGAGGGGGAGGACGCCGCCGAAGGCTCTGGACCCGCCGAGGCTGCTGCTGGTGACGAAGCCTGA
- the LOC109950423 gene encoding uncharacterized protein LOC109950423, translated as MPFGLKNAGATYQRLVNRIFAKYIGNIMEVYVDNMLVKSKTAEEYLQNLSVMFGVLKDYRMRLNPTKCAFGVSSGKFLGFMISERGIEANPEKIKAIIDMEKPKTAKDIQSLTGRVAALTRFISKATDKCVPFFKALKGGKRDIIWTAECDKAFQELKDYMGRAPLLSKPLPGEILYLYLSVSGTAVSSVLVRKPERAELPIFYASKALQSAELRYPPLEQLALALVVSARRLRPYFQAHGIKVLTNQPLRQVLQKPETSGRLIKWAIELGEFDIQFVPRPAEKGQAVVDFISELTPSTAQPTVEPVTETGMPMEVDAERLDTSRPVWVLHVDGSANQQGCGAGLVLTTAEGLKIEYALRFNFRTSNNEAEYEALLAGLRLAKSMNAKQIRIHSDSQLIVNQVTTDFVAKDASMNAYLSSTHQLLQNFRAYEIRQIPRSENSHADALARLASAINDKIGRKVPVEILARPSTVASETFTVRYEDTWMSPIYSYLTNGTLPEDKAQAQKLRYRSARYTVINDVLYKRGYTTPYLKCLTAEQGDYVLREIHNGVCGDHSGSRSLAHKTFRQRYFWPTMHQDAISLVKKCDKCQRFGTIPHIPAEPLTPIVSPWPFAQWGLDLIGPMPQGKGQVKYAVVAVDYFTKWVEAEPLATITAARVEDFVWTHICCRFGIPYAIITDNGRQFDSELFRQFCTRLKINLFFASPAHPQSNGQVEAINKIIKKLLKRQLDKAKGAWPEKLPEALWAIRTSYRTSTGETPFSLAFGSEAVAPVEIGEPSYRTKTFAPNPNEEALSLNLDLLEEHRAHANLRNEAYKQRVSRYYDSRVRHRSSRIGDWVMRKVSLATKDATEGTLGPSWEGPYEIIGILRSGTYCLRDSNGKTLGHPWNVEHLKYYFK; from the coding sequence ATGCCGTTCGGCCTGAAGAACGCGGGGGCAACGTATCAAAGGCTCGTCAACAGAATCTTCGCCAAGTACATCGGCAACATCATGGAGGTTTACGTTGACAACATGCTAGTAAAGAGCAAAACCGCCGAGGAATATCTACAGAATCTGTCAGTCATGTTCGGCGTACTGAAGGATTATCGGATGAGGCTGAACCCAACGAAGTGCGCCTTCGGTGTATCTTCCGGAAAATTCCTCGGATTCATGATCAGTGAGAGGGGTATCGAAGCGAACcccgaaaaaataaaagcaatcaTCGATATGGAGAAGCCGAAAACGGCGAAGGACATTCAAAGCCTTACCGGACGCGTGGCAGCCTTGACTCGTTTTATATCCAAGGCCACCGACAAGTGTGTTCCGTTctttaaagccttgaaaggGGGCAAACGGGATATCATCTGGACTGCCGAGTGTGATAAAGCGTTTCAAGAATTGAAGGACTACATGGGCAGAGCACCCCTCCTGTCAAAACCACTACCTGGGGAGATTCTCTATCTATACCTTTCGGTATCTGGCACTGCTGTCAGTTCGGTGTTGGTCCGAAAGCCAGAGAGGGCAGAGCTACCAATTTTCTATGCCAGCAAAGCACTCCAAAGCGCTGAACTTCGGTATCCCCCATTAGAGCAGCTTGCACTAGCCCTGGTAGTCTCGGCACGAAGACTTCGGCCATATTTCCAAGCACACGGGATCAAAGTTCTGACCAACCAACCGCTTCGGCAGGTGCTCCAAAAACCAGAGACTTCTGGCCGATTGATCAAGTGGGCGATCGAACTCGGAGAGTTCGATATACAATTCGTGCCAAGACCCGCCGAAAAGGGTCAAGCCGTTGTCGATTTCATCTCCGAACTCACCCCATCAACGGCACAGCCGACAGTCGAGCCAGTTACCGAAACCGGAATGCCAATGGAGGTAGACGCCGAACGGCTCGACACCTCAAGGCCCGTATGGGTTCTGCATGTCGACGGCTCGGCAAACCAACAAGGATGCGGAGCAGGCCTGGTACTGACAACAGCAGAGGGACTCAAGATCGAGTACGCCCTTCGATTCAACTTCCGAACCTCCAACAATGAAGCCGAATATGAGGCTCTCTTGGCCGGCCTTCGGTTAGCCAAGAGCATGAACGCAAAACAAATCAGGATTCACAGCGACTCCCAGCTCATTGTGAACCAGGTAACGACAGACTTCGTGGCCAAAGACGCCTCCATGAACGCCTACCTTTCATCCACCCACCAGCTGCTCCAAAACTTCCGAGCCTACGAGATCAGGCAGATCCCCAGAAGCGAAAACAGCCATGCCGATGCATTGGCACGCCTAGCCTCGGCAATAAACGATAAAATCGGAAGAAAGGTACCGGTGGAAATTCTTGCCCGACCGAGCACGGTAGCCTCCGAAACATTTACCGTACGGTACGAGGATACATGGATGTCTCCTATCTACTCGTACCTGACTAACGGCACCCTTCCAGAGGACAAAGCCCAGGCCCAAAAGCTTAGGTACCGATCGGCAAGGTACACCGTCATCAACGACGTCCTTTACAAACGTGGCTACACAACTCCATATCTCAAATGCCTTACGGCAGAACAGGGGGActacgtccttcgggagatccATAACGGTGTGTGCGGCGACCATTCCGGATCCCGATCACTCGCCCACAAAACCTTTCGGCAGAGGTACTTTTGGCCGACCATGCACCAGGACGCTATCTCGCTGGTGAAAAAGTGTGATAAATGCCAGCGTTTCGGCACCATACCGCACATCCCTGCCGAACCCTTGACGCCGATTGTGAGTCCTTGGCCTTTCGCACAATGGGGACTGGACCTGATCGGTCCAATGCCGCAGGGCAAAGGCCAGGTGAAATACGCGGTGGTTGCCGTtgactacttcaccaaatgggtagaGGCCGAGCCTCTGGCAACCATAACGGCAGCAAGAGTGGAAGACTTCGTTTGGACTCATATTTGTTGCCGGTTCGGCATCCCGTATGCAATCATTACCGACAACGGCAGGCAGTTCGATTCGGAGCTCTTCAGGCAATTTTGCACCCGCCTGAAAATCAACTTGTTTTTTGCATCACCGGCCCATCCCCAGTCAAACGGCCAAGTAGAggcaataaacaaaatcatcaagaaactGCTGAAACGGCAGCTGGACAAAGCCAAAGGAGCCTGGCCAGAAAAGCTTCCCGAAGCGCTATGGGCCATTCGGACCTCCTACCGAACGTCCACAGGAGAGACCCCATTCTCTTTGGCTTTCGGTTCGGAAGCCGTTGCGCCAGTAGAGATTGGCGAACCTTCCTACCGAACGAAAACCTTCGCACCGAATCCAAATGAAGAAGCACTTTCTCTAAACCTCGACCTTCTTGAAGAGCACCGGGCACATGCCAACCTTCGGAACGAGGCCTACAAGCAACGTGTCTCTCGGTATTACGACTCTAGAGTCAGACACCGCTCATCCCGAATCGGTGATTGGGTCATGAGGAAGGTGTCCCTAGCAACTAAGGATGCCACGGAAGGAACCCTCGGACCTTCCTGGGAAGGACCTTATGAGATCATCGGTATCCTTCGATCGGGAACCTACTGCCTAAGAGATTCCAACGGCAAGACCCTCGGTCATCCTTGGAATGTAGAACATCTCAAATACTATTTCAAGTAA
- the LOC109950424 gene encoding uncharacterized protein LOC109950424 — MRVLGDKSPIRKVRGLGPEEESESEYIPSGTQTSTYCSATHSRNSEVNPLNLQRRTEDFDSEEIPSRDPAVRLLFQRIQKIENDNARSQGPEWGKLRPGPFTKRIRDSRQDREGQQLRIPFYTGTEDPLTHLHSFQSAIGCKGLSDEGQCLLFPSSLTGAALNWFYRLEPETVDSFDELKQIFLNHFMIQTDRLYSADDLYTIRQGEDEPLREYAARFSHEYSRCPETDDRAAYGAFKSGLRSSHFRYLVHSSN; from the coding sequence ATGAGGGTCCTGGGGGACAAGTCGCCCATTCGGAAAGTGAGGGGGTTGGGCCCTGAAGAGGAGTCGGAATCCGAGTACATCCCGTCCGGGACGCAAACTTCCACCTACTGTTCGGCAACACATTCGCGGAACTCGGAGGTTAACCCACTCAACCTACAGAGGCGAACAGAAGACTTCGATTCCGAGGAAATTCCTAGCCGAGACCCCGCTGTACGACTCCTTTTCCAAagaatccagaaaatagagaaCGACAACGCCCGCTCCCAGGGGCCAGAGTGGGGAAAGCTTCGACCGGGGCCATTTACCAAGCGCATCCGGGACTCTCGGCAGGATCGGGAAGGGCAGCAGCTTCGGATACCGTTCTATACGGGAACGGAAGACCCCTTAACCCACCTCCACTCATTTCAGTCCGCCATAGGATGCAAGGGCTTGAGCGATGAAGGACAGTGCCTGCTATTCCCGTCCTCCCTTACCGGGGCAGCCCTGAACTGGTTCTACCGGTTAGAGCCAGAAACGGTAGACTCCTTCGACGAACTGAAGCAGATCTTCCTCAACCACTTCATGATTCAAACGGACCGTCTTTACTCTGCCGATGATCTGTACACGATTCGACAAGGAGAGGACGAACCGTTGAGAGAATACGCGGCGCGCTTCAGTCACGAGTACTCAAGGTGTCCGGAAACAGACGACAGGGCAGCCTACGGCGCCTTTAAGAGTGGCCTTCGGTCCTCACATTTTCGATACCTAGTACACAGCAGCAACTAG
- the LOC18769919 gene encoding glycerol-3-phosphate phosphatase yields the protein MMPRCSVQSNDVQLFQSLTGLQQLAETHRFKAWFLDQFGVLHDGKQPYPGAITTLKNLASTGAKMVIISNSSRRSSTTMEKLRSLGFDPSLFVGAITSGELTHQNLQRRDDAWFAALGKSCIHMTWSARGAISLEGLGLQVVENVQDAEFILVHGTEALGLPSGDALPMKLEELESILEQCAAKHIPMVVANPDFVTVEARALRVMPGTLAARYEKLGGEVKWMGKPDKVIYKSAMALAGVDPVDSIAVGDSLHHDIKGANAAIIQSVFITAGIHATELGLSSFGDIADISSVQALASKYDAYPSYVLPAFTW from the exons atgatgccCAGATGCTCTGTTCAATCGAATGATGTTCAGCTCTTCCAGAGCTTAACTGGGCTTCAACAGCTTGCAGAAACCCACCGTTTCAAG GCCTGGTTCTTAGATCAGTTTGGAGTCCTCCATGACGGGAAGCAGCCTTATCCTGGTGCAATCACAACAT TAAAAAACCTAGCAAGTACTGGTGCAAAAATGGTAATTATAAGTAATTCCTCAAGACGCTCGTCTACAACCATGGAGAAATTGAGAAGCCTTGGGTTTGATCCTTCTCTATTTGTCGGAGCCATCACGAGTGGAGAATTAACACATCAGAACTTGCAAAG GAGAGATGATGCTTGGTTTGCAGCACTGGGAAAATCTTGCATTCATATGACTTGGAGTGCTCGTGGTGCCATATCTCTTGAG GGCCTGGGATTGCAAGTTGTGGAGAATGTTCAGGATGCTGAATTTATTTTGGTCCATGGTACCGAGGCCTTAGGGCTTCCTTCTGGTGATGCGCTTCCCATGAAACTTGAGGAACTGGAAAGTATATTGGAACAATGTGCTGCTAAACACATCCCTATGGTGGTAGCCAATCCAGATTTTGTGACTGTTGAGGCTAGAGCCTTGCGTGTAATGCCTG GGACTCTGGCTGCCAGGTATGAAAAGCTGGGGGGTGAAGTGAAATGGATGGGCAAGCCTGATAAG GTCATCTACAAATCAGCAATGGCGTTAGCTGGTGTAGACCCTGTTGATTCTATAGCAGTGGGTGATTCTCTTCACCATGACATTAAGGGTGCAAATGCAGCTATAATCCAATCAGTTTTTATCACAGCTGGGATCCATGCAACTGAACTTGGACTCAGTAGTTTTGGAGACATTGCGGATATATCTTCTGTGCAAGCTCTTGCTTCCAAATACGATGCTTACCCATCATACGTGTTACCTGCGTTTACATGGTAG